One genomic region from Antedon mediterranea chromosome 3, ecAntMedi1.1, whole genome shotgun sequence encodes:
- the LOC140044254 gene encoding uncharacterized protein has product MRSKQTKELVFTEGPLTPQEMEDSERFWIRKSQHSLRSRIQKGEFKTLSPFEEDGIIYVGGRAGGAENKIAYDNKHPVLLPKEHRVSYLITCQMHEQGHNGVAVTAGKVRARYWIIGVAKLAKTVKFRCVKCKKIDHKTEDQFMAELPTERLAPFTPPFLYTACDYFGPYTVKVGRNKTTKHYGVIFTCLNTRAVHLEVAVDCSSMEFLQVLRRFFAIRGRPSVILSDNGTQFVGAEKELKQMVKGWSEKELKEFCAEKRVQWKFTTPLAPHQNGCAESLVKSCKLALRKAIGQQTLTPFELQTCFMEVSNLVNQRPIGRIPNDPDDGSYLCPNDILLGRASSGISNGPFRDTKNPRHRFEFVQRIVDSFWKCWIRDVFPLLVPRKKWNTDRRNVRVNDIVIVSDPNTIRGKWILGRIIEVYPGADGKVRNVQVKTQTGKYRRPINKIVVIYPTEGYM; this is encoded by the coding sequence ATGCGTTCTAAACAAACAAAGGAGCTAGTGTTCACTGAAGGACCGCTTACACCTCAAGAAATGGAAGACTCAGAAAGATTTTGGATTCGCAAATCGCAGCATTCGCTGCGCAGTCGAATACAGAAGGGAGAATTCAAAACGTTAAGCCCATTCGAAGAAGATGGCATCATTTACGTTGGGGGTAGAGCTGGTGGTGCAGAAAATAAAATTGCCTACGATAATAAACATCCAGTTCTTCTGCCAAAGGAACATCGTGTATCATATCTTATAACTTGTCAAATGCACGAACAAGGACATAATGGCGTTGCAGTTACGGCTGGCAAAGTGAGAGCAAGATATTGGATTATAGGAGTTGCTAAATTAGCGAAAACTGTTAAATTTAGATGTGTGAAATGCAAGAAAATAGATCATAAAACGGAAGATCAATTCATGGCTGAGCTACCTACTGAACGTTTGGCACCATTCACACCACCGTTTCTTTACACTGCTTGCGATTATTTTGGGCCATATACAGTTAAAGTTGGTAGAAACAAAACGACAAAACACTACGGGGTGATATTTACATGTTTGAATACGAGAGCAGTGCACCTAGAAGTTGCGGTCGATTGTTCTTCTATGGAATTTCTTCAAGTATTACGGAGATTCTTTGCCATAAGAGGACGGCCATCTGTAATTTTAAGTGACAATGGTACCCAATTTGTGGGAGCGGAAAAGGAGTTAAAACAGATGGTAAAGGGTTGGAGTGAAAAGGAGTTGAAGGAGTTTTGCGCCGAGAAAAGAGTACAATGGAAATTTACAACGCCGTTGGCACCGCACCAAAACGGATGTGCCGAGTCACTAGTCAAGAGCTGTAAACTTGCTTTAAGAAAAGCCATTGGGCAACAAACCTTGACGCCGTTTGAGTTGCAAACTTGTTTCATGGAAGTTAGTAACTTAGTGAATCAACGACCAATAGGAAGAATTCCGAATGACCCGGACGATGGTAGCTATTTATGTCCAAATGATATTTTGTTAGGACGAGCATCAAGTGGAATATCAAATGGACCATTTCGGGATACGAAGAATCCAAGACACCGATTCGAGTTTGTGCAACGCATCGTTGATAGTTTCTGGAAATGTTGGATAAGAGACGTGTTCCCGTTATTAGTACCtcggaaaaaatggaatacTGATAGGAGAAATGTGAGAGTTAATGACATCGTAATAGTTTCTGATCCCAATACAATTAGAGGAAAATGGATATTGGGAAGGATCATAGAAGTGTATCCTGGTGCAGATGGAAAAGTTAGAAATGTACAAGTCAAAACTCAAACGGGAAAATATCGAAgaccaataaataaaatagtagttatttaCCCTACGGAAGGTTATATGTAA